One window from the genome of Gimesia aquarii encodes:
- a CDS encoding helix-turn-helix domain-containing protein, protein MGKKSAKRSTSPRKKATSKRFPSKSKKPATKKTPEPIKVLYGQKAAAEYWGRSDKTIQTWIANGLPATKSGRKYKFVIEECQPWVDIHFNETESSESKRLNEDLKKEKLLQERLKTKDLERNDQIKDGELLPLEEYELFAAECVIEARDQLLTLPKEMRRHLCKKCQRKVEELQKMIEQTLERLSAVEEGPGKA, encoded by the coding sequence ATGGGCAAAAAATCAGCCAAACGATCGACATCGCCCAGGAAAAAAGCCACTTCAAAACGTTTCCCATCAAAATCCAAAAAACCAGCTACTAAAAAAACTCCGGAACCAATCAAAGTCCTCTATGGCCAAAAAGCGGCTGCAGAATATTGGGGAAGATCTGACAAAACAATTCAGACCTGGATTGCCAACGGTCTTCCAGCAACAAAGTCCGGACGGAAATACAAATTCGTAATCGAAGAATGTCAACCCTGGGTCGACATCCATTTCAACGAGACGGAATCATCCGAATCAAAAAGACTGAATGAGGATCTAAAAAAAGAGAAGCTCCTGCAAGAACGTTTAAAAACCAAGGATCTGGAACGCAATGACCAAATCAAGGACGGTGAATTATTACCACTAGAAGAGTATGAATTGTTTGCGGCCGAATGTGTGATTGAGGCACGCGATCAGCTATTGACGTTGCCTAAAGAAATGCGTCGTCACCTTTGCAAAAAATGCCAGAGGAAAGTGGAAGAATTACAAAAGATGATCGAACAAACGCTAGAACGTTTATCGGCTGTTGAAGAGGGACCAGGCAAAGCGTGA
- a CDS encoding terminase gpA endonuclease subunit produces the protein MTATTCKPTFKNRIKSLWKPPKRVKAEEWIPKNVKTPKGSEYEGYCNYDLAPHTREVFRAFDDPSIREIYLIWATRSAKTTTVTGCMMHAAVNCPKPMAFGSCDEPSTSRTVDEMIYPMLENCAATVGLIPVKGKRPADMILFDRCRVRLAYGGSPATVAGYPACYLFGNEWDKWPHRKNTEAQAANSFKQRAKGYPYDSKAIYESTPGHIESSRIWKLRNAKRTQRREFYVPCPHCLHYQTLKFEQLEWEGKGDPEADPILAAESAVYLCEDCGLPIQNDDRAEMMRAGKWVAEGQTIDREGRIHDKPDVESAYVCFGPLSTLYSLLISGWDQIVADYLACGDDPDKLRDFTNSTLALPWDPAPEEADPEELVRILRSDEDHIGICPLWSRFITRAVDVQSKSAGYEFPWQVCAWGEGGRGATVDKGTAFGFQELNGILNRRDYPHADSGPHLYIPFDLVDSGDGNSTDDIYDLCRNRPYCFPLKGSSTSLTKHYSLSEISNDLGNQKQTETKERRLLNREVLLVIVNSMRSQFWLQRILDGRLKPDAVNRFTIPVELTDDSDFLEELLNEYPEIEYGPDGFYTKGWKRRTRNPNDQRDLIRYNWAAAQIITNNGQEWYLLPERPTITEEVRTPRRNKKKKNSLLQGGGRQWPDR, from the coding sequence GTGACGGCAACGACTTGTAAACCGACTTTCAAGAATCGGATCAAATCACTTTGGAAACCTCCCAAGCGCGTCAAAGCAGAGGAGTGGATTCCGAAGAATGTTAAAACTCCTAAAGGATCTGAGTATGAGGGATATTGTAACTATGACCTAGCCCCTCATACACGTGAAGTCTTTCGAGCATTCGATGATCCTTCCATCCGTGAAATCTATCTGATTTGGGCGACCCGTTCTGCTAAGACGACAACAGTGACAGGCTGCATGATGCACGCCGCGGTGAATTGTCCCAAACCGATGGCCTTCGGTTCCTGCGATGAACCCTCTACCAGTCGTACCGTCGATGAAATGATCTATCCAATGCTGGAGAATTGCGCGGCGACGGTTGGTCTCATTCCAGTGAAAGGAAAACGGCCGGCGGACATGATTCTGTTTGATCGGTGTCGTGTCAGGCTGGCCTATGGTGGATCGCCGGCAACTGTCGCCGGCTATCCTGCTTGTTACCTGTTCGGGAATGAATGGGACAAGTGGCCGCATCGCAAAAATACAGAGGCCCAGGCCGCAAATAGTTTCAAACAGAGAGCGAAAGGTTATCCCTACGATTCAAAAGCAATCTATGAATCTACACCAGGTCACATTGAATCGTCTCGCATCTGGAAACTCAGGAATGCAAAGCGGACACAACGCCGGGAATTTTATGTTCCCTGCCCTCATTGCTTGCATTATCAAACATTAAAGTTTGAGCAGCTCGAATGGGAAGGTAAAGGAGATCCGGAAGCGGATCCGATTCTAGCTGCAGAATCGGCCGTCTATTTATGTGAGGACTGTGGTCTGCCCATTCAGAATGATGATCGTGCGGAAATGATGCGGGCCGGAAAATGGGTTGCAGAAGGTCAGACGATCGACCGAGAAGGCCGGATCCACGATAAACCAGATGTGGAATCAGCCTATGTTTGCTTCGGACCTCTGTCCACGCTGTATTCCTTACTGATTAGCGGTTGGGATCAAATCGTCGCCGATTACCTCGCATGTGGAGATGATCCTGACAAACTCCGCGATTTCACCAATTCTACGTTGGCCCTACCCTGGGATCCCGCTCCGGAGGAAGCGGATCCGGAGGAGCTGGTCAGAATCCTGAGAAGTGATGAAGATCATATCGGTATTTGTCCGCTTTGGTCTCGATTCATTACGCGAGCCGTCGACGTGCAAAGTAAGTCCGCAGGTTACGAATTTCCCTGGCAAGTTTGTGCCTGGGGTGAAGGTGGCCGCGGGGCTACAGTTGATAAAGGGACTGCATTTGGTTTTCAAGAGCTCAATGGAATTCTCAACCGTCGCGACTATCCCCACGCTGATAGTGGACCGCATCTTTACATTCCTTTCGATCTGGTCGATTCCGGTGATGGAAATTCCACTGATGATATTTATGATCTCTGTCGCAATCGTCCCTACTGTTTTCCATTAAAGGGATCGTCGACTTCTTTAACTAAACATTACTCGCTATCAGAAATCTCAAATGATCTCGGTAATCAAAAACAAACTGAAACAAAGGAAAGACGGTTATTGAATCGTGAAGTACTTCTTGTGATCGTCAACTCTATGCGATCGCAATTCTGGTTACAACGGATTCTTGATGGCCGTTTGAAACCGGATGCCGTCAATCGATTTACCATTCCGGTTGAGCTGACCGACGATTCAGACTTCCTGGAAGAGCTCCTCAATGAATATCCTGAAATCGAATACGGTCCGGACGGTTTCTATACCAAAGGCTGGAAACGCCGCACACGTAATCCCAACGATCAGCGAGACCTGATTCGCTACAACTGGGCTGCAGCTCAGATCATCACAAATAACGGCCAGGAATGGTACCTGTTACCAGAGCGGCCCACTATCACGGAAGAGGTACGGACGCCTCGTCGTAATAAAAAGAAGAAAAATTCACTCTTGCAAGGAGGTGGTAGACAATGGCCAGACAGGTAA
- a CDS encoding host-nuclease inhibitor Gam family protein: MSKTLSAADRPSSADSIKGSIESEEDLDKALHELSFLNAYDKSVDARCSEQIESIKRQYERKKVLPCGKTTLQYTKDRYSQLSQMVIDYCNNNRSTLISRNSKTRKFPHGSISFKVQPSKVEYRSGLNEEGSMKLLDKLLQSTLIEMIMAWLKSICIFGKNKEARLLSEVIELKPRLSVSKIKKAFEEGRLTTDHLKQLGLKYSQGKEQLTIKPAEYEPG; this comes from the coding sequence ATGTCGAAGACACTGAGCGCAGCTGATCGACCATCATCAGCTGATTCTATAAAAGGTTCGATCGAATCAGAAGAGGACCTCGACAAAGCATTGCACGAGCTCTCATTTTTAAATGCTTATGACAAGTCAGTCGATGCGCGATGTTCGGAGCAAATCGAATCAATCAAGCGGCAGTATGAACGTAAGAAAGTACTGCCATGCGGTAAAACTACGCTGCAGTATACTAAGGATCGTTATTCACAACTGAGCCAAATGGTGATCGACTACTGCAATAATAATCGTTCAACACTGATCAGTAGGAATTCCAAGACACGGAAGTTTCCACACGGTTCGATCAGTTTTAAAGTTCAGCCATCAAAGGTTGAATATCGTTCAGGTTTGAATGAAGAGGGCAGTATGAAACTGCTCGATAAACTTTTGCAGTCAACTTTGATCGAAATGATCATGGCTTGGTTGAAATCAATTTGTATCTTTGGAAAGAACAAAGAAGCTCGCTTGTTATCAGAAGTCATCGAGCTCAAACCTAGGCTCAGTGTTTCTAAGATCAAAAAAGCATTCGAAGAAGGACGTTTGACTACAGATCATTTGAAACAACTCGGCTTGAAATACTCCCAAGGCAAAGAGCAGTTGACGATCAAGCCGGCTGAATACGAGCCAGGCTAA